A genomic segment from Luteolibacter ambystomatis encodes:
- a CDS encoding AAA family ATPase, which translates to MNPAVSESPKESVSNPWDFPVEPDEPETPATVAKREADALRERRRWQEEERRAFEKREAFRLAKEAKAEALRQKAANRELVEEQTVALQLRSAQLDVMLKERSLASVVTTPTPETNAEVMAKLKERIFDFDNPPLPPVPILRLGDQTICTPGNVTNIQAPAKAGKSAIIGAIMAAIFNGRRQGSDTLGFSAENVMEHALVHLDTEQSRFDHDALVRRALGRVRLDRPPGWFDSRSVADLSIHERLAALDLLIEKAVTDHGGIFAVIVDGVADLCHDPNDSTEAFALVGHLHTLAIQHECAIITVLHENPGSESGKTRGHLGSQLERKAETNLRLAKASDGITTVFTERARHAHIPRNAGSCFAWSDAAGMHISCGNAKELKEQASQDKAGEEAARAFWGHDRLSFTELKGAIMESLALGDRSAKLRIQKWNSNGIITKNPDGKYTFA; encoded by the coding sequence ATGAATCCTGCCGTATCTGAATCCCCCAAGGAATCGGTCTCCAATCCTTGGGATTTTCCAGTAGAGCCCGACGAGCCAGAAACCCCTGCCACGGTAGCGAAAAGGGAGGCTGACGCACTCCGGGAGCGGAGGAGATGGCAGGAAGAAGAACGCCGAGCTTTCGAAAAGAGAGAAGCCTTTCGGCTCGCCAAAGAGGCAAAGGCGGAGGCTTTGCGTCAGAAAGCAGCTAATCGCGAGCTTGTGGAGGAACAAACTGTGGCTCTTCAGCTTCGTTCCGCCCAGCTAGACGTGATGCTAAAGGAGCGTTCCCTTGCTTCCGTGGTGACTACCCCAACCCCGGAGACAAATGCGGAGGTCATGGCGAAGCTTAAGGAGCGGATTTTCGATTTCGACAATCCTCCGCTCCCTCCGGTTCCGATTCTCCGACTTGGGGACCAAACCATTTGCACGCCGGGCAACGTCACCAACATCCAAGCCCCTGCTAAGGCAGGAAAATCCGCCATCATTGGTGCAATTATGGCGGCAATTTTCAACGGGAGACGGCAGGGTTCTGACACGCTCGGATTTTCGGCTGAAAATGTGATGGAGCACGCGTTGGTCCACCTCGATACGGAACAAAGCCGCTTTGACCACGATGCCCTTGTTAGGCGCGCCTTGGGCCGCGTCCGTCTGGATCGTCCTCCCGGTTGGTTTGATTCCCGTTCCGTGGCTGATTTGTCAATTCATGAGCGCCTTGCTGCGCTAGACCTCTTGATTGAAAAAGCCGTGACGGATCATGGCGGAATTTTCGCGGTCATTGTCGATGGGGTGGCGGATCTCTGCCATGACCCGAACGATTCCACCGAAGCGTTCGCACTTGTTGGGCATCTTCACACGTTGGCGATTCAGCATGAATGCGCGATCATCACGGTCCTGCACGAGAATCCGGGCAGTGAATCCGGGAAGACGCGAGGCCATCTAGGAAGCCAGCTTGAGCGAAAGGCTGAAACCAACCTTCGCCTTGCCAAGGCCTCCGATGGGATCACCACGGTTTTTACCGAACGCGCCCGTCACGCCCATATTCCCCGCAATGCGGGTTCGTGTTTCGCGTGGTCCGATGCCGCCGGAATGCACATTTCGTGTGGAAACGCGAAGGAGTTGAAAGAGCAAGCGTCGCAGGACAAGGCCGGTGAAGAAGCCGCTCGCGCGTTTTGGGGCCATGACCGTCTCTCCTTCACGGAGTTGAAGGGAGCCATCATGGAATCCCTCGCGCTGGGCGACCGTTCCGCCAAGCTCCGGATTCAGAAATGGAATAGTAATGGAATCATCACCAAGAACCCGGATGGGAAATACACTTTCGCGTGA
- a CDS encoding helix-turn-helix transcriptional regulator has translation MRTRRGGRILGYALKFAQMDIKSVSAQPILLRRRDVAELLGVSERTVEVMKARGDFPIVRLAGRSVRYPREAILDFIQARTVRATI, from the coding sequence ATGCGCACACGGCGCGGTGGACGAATTTTGGGCTACGCGCTCAAGTTCGCGCAAATGGACATTAAATCCGTATCAGCACAGCCCATCCTCCTCCGTCGCCGAGACGTCGCCGAGCTACTGGGAGTTAGTGAACGCACCGTGGAGGTTATGAAAGCCCGGGGAGACTTCCCCATCGTTCGACTGGCGGGTCGCAGCGTCCGCTATCCCCGCGAGGCCATCCTCGACTTTATCCAAGCTCGCACGGTTAGGGCCACTATCTGA
- a CDS encoding tyrosine-type recombinase/integrase: MAARKKTAVQAQGKGFKATAGSKSREFTNRALAVAWCDVETAPQFRHCRIQFNNEERRPFIVAYPTATPDGKAFTARKKFSEFHAARRFAEERDVATINHGRQFASELTREEIAAVSAWRNEAARLAADGVTVPSLADLIREGLGRLFANPDARKVADLVPLFLQAKTDRGIGAAQLKSLRIRLGRFEESFGDRVAASIDQGEIERWVLEIRPRKKTKAGPVELDAPSSPQSRKHYRAVLHTFFAWVNPDRNPVTKIEAPLIKSPERDHYTPEEAYMLLAWMLENDSLLLPSTAIGFFTGLRQSEIARLDLSAFDLSEPDKEGEFILRASDTKTDRPRAVPVLPVLKHWLLSQTRRSGSVVTMTESAWLTRVRHAHAGANVRRVENGLRHSFASYRGAIIKDSGRLADEMGNSVSIVRRHYRDAKLEAEARAFFSLKPGELVSEKIPFKRNAG; this comes from the coding sequence ATGGCAGCGCGGAAGAAAACGGCGGTTCAAGCACAAGGCAAAGGCTTCAAGGCCACGGCTGGCAGCAAGTCCCGCGAGTTCACAAACCGGGCTTTGGCTGTCGCATGGTGCGATGTTGAAACCGCTCCCCAGTTCCGCCACTGCCGCATCCAGTTCAACAATGAGGAGCGCAGACCGTTCATTGTCGCCTATCCAACGGCAACCCCCGATGGGAAGGCCTTCACGGCGCGTAAGAAGTTCTCCGAGTTCCATGCGGCCAGACGGTTCGCGGAGGAACGAGACGTTGCGACGATCAACCACGGGCGGCAGTTCGCCAGCGAACTCACCCGCGAGGAAATCGCCGCTGTCTCCGCTTGGCGCAATGAAGCTGCTAGGCTGGCCGCTGACGGCGTTACGGTGCCGAGTCTCGCCGACCTCATCCGTGAAGGCCTTGGACGGCTTTTTGCCAATCCTGACGCCCGCAAGGTTGCCGACTTAGTTCCTCTATTCCTTCAGGCGAAAACGGACCGGGGTATTGGTGCGGCACAGTTGAAAAGCCTGCGTATCCGATTGGGACGATTTGAAGAGTCCTTCGGGGATCGGGTGGCGGCTTCCATCGACCAAGGCGAAATCGAGCGGTGGGTGTTGGAAATCCGTCCGCGTAAAAAGACCAAAGCCGGGCCAGTGGAGTTGGATGCGCCGTCTTCTCCGCAAAGCCGGAAGCATTACCGGGCAGTTCTTCACACGTTTTTCGCGTGGGTGAATCCCGACCGGAATCCCGTCACCAAAATCGAAGCGCCGCTCATCAAGTCGCCGGAGCGCGATCACTATACCCCGGAAGAAGCCTACATGCTGTTGGCGTGGATGCTGGAAAACGATTCCCTGTTGCTTCCCTCAACGGCCATCGGCTTTTTCACGGGATTGCGGCAGTCAGAAATCGCCCGCTTGGACCTCTCGGCTTTCGACTTGAGCGAGCCTGACAAGGAGGGAGAGTTCATTTTGCGCGCAAGCGATACCAAGACCGACCGTCCCCGCGCCGTTCCGGTGTTGCCCGTCCTCAAGCACTGGTTGCTCTCTCAAACGCGCCGAAGCGGCTCCGTCGTCACCATGACAGAAAGCGCGTGGCTCACTCGCGTAAGGCATGCCCACGCCGGAGCAAACGTGCGCCGAGTGGAGAACGGCTTGCGCCATAGCTTCGCCTCCTACCGTGGAGCCATCATCAAGGACTCCGGGCGCTTGGCTGACGAGATGGGAAACAGTGTTTCCATCGTTCGTCGCCATTACCGCGATGCGAAATTGGAAGCCGAGGCGAGAGCGTTTTTCAGCCTTAAACCCGGTGAACTTGTTTCCGAAAAAATTCCTTTCAAGAGGAATGCTGGGTGA
- a CDS encoding DUF262 domain-containing protein, which yields MSKLTNKIEAHDRTVWQVLADKKYTVDFFQREYNWEQRHIEQLVFDLTSAFLDEHQPGDARTKGEDYNNYYLGPFVVSEKAGQRSIIDGQQRLTSLTLLLIYLKNLQESLGLAEKIEPMIFSEHRGMKSFNIQVEERSECLEKLFSGGSYAGKAGDDASTTNMAARYADIEKCFPDDIASKPEVLPFFIDWIKYNVVLVEIIAYSDDNAYTIFETMNDRGLNLTPTEMLKGFLLSRFTDQTKRNRANEQWKEAVAMLKEYDLREDQSFFQAWLRACYADTIRPGKAGSQNEDFEKIGTRFHSWVRDNLPKLGLDPEVPADFERFISVDFKFYHAAYLRILAAQESFVPGLEHVYYIDCWGIAASQAFSLMLAPLVATDDGKTVDGKLDLVARYIETFSVRRAVNFKKFGASSIRYTMYSLVKEIRGKDLADLRSILATKVEEMEYGWDGFQHFQMHGMNRRFVKFLLSRITAHVEQGAGMTTTFQTYFENPRGKPFEIEHIWADDMSQHPAQFIDKADFSDWRNSIGALVLLPNGTNQSFNDKPYSEKLPHYHRENLLSQSLCEITYQNNPNFTKWANANGLPFKPHEQFHKKDIEERQSLYQAICEQIWTFPTS from the coding sequence ATGAGCAAGCTCACCAACAAGATAGAAGCCCACGACCGTACCGTCTGGCAGGTATTGGCTGATAAAAAATACACCGTGGATTTTTTCCAGCGGGAGTACAACTGGGAACAAAGGCACATCGAGCAACTGGTATTCGACCTGACGAGCGCATTTCTCGATGAGCACCAGCCGGGGGATGCCCGGACGAAGGGTGAAGACTACAACAATTACTATCTCGGCCCCTTTGTTGTCAGTGAGAAGGCGGGGCAGCGGAGCATCATCGACGGCCAGCAACGCCTCACGTCCCTGACCCTGCTATTGATTTATCTGAAGAATCTCCAGGAATCGCTCGGGCTTGCGGAAAAAATCGAGCCGATGATCTTTTCCGAGCACCGGGGAATGAAATCCTTCAATATCCAGGTCGAAGAGCGCTCGGAATGCCTGGAGAAGCTGTTCAGCGGTGGCAGCTATGCGGGCAAGGCGGGGGATGATGCATCCACCACCAACATGGCGGCGCGATATGCCGATATCGAAAAATGCTTTCCCGATGACATCGCCTCAAAGCCGGAGGTGTTGCCGTTCTTCATCGATTGGATCAAATACAATGTCGTTCTCGTCGAGATCATCGCCTATTCGGACGACAACGCTTACACCATCTTCGAGACCATGAACGACCGGGGTTTGAACCTTACCCCGACGGAAATGCTCAAGGGTTTCCTCCTCTCCCGCTTCACCGATCAAACCAAGCGGAACAGGGCCAACGAGCAATGGAAAGAAGCCGTGGCCATGCTGAAGGAATATGATCTGAGAGAGGATCAGAGTTTCTTCCAAGCGTGGCTGCGCGCTTGCTATGCCGACACCATCCGTCCGGGCAAGGCCGGATCACAGAATGAAGACTTCGAAAAGATCGGCACCCGCTTTCACAGCTGGGTCCGGGATAATTTGCCGAAACTGGGCCTCGATCCCGAGGTTCCGGCGGATTTCGAGCGCTTCATCAGTGTGGATTTCAAATTCTACCACGCCGCCTATCTCCGGATCCTTGCAGCTCAGGAATCGTTCGTACCAGGATTGGAACACGTTTATTACATCGATTGCTGGGGCATTGCGGCTTCCCAGGCGTTCTCCCTGATGTTGGCTCCTCTGGTCGCAACCGATGACGGGAAGACCGTGGATGGGAAGCTGGATCTTGTGGCACGCTACATCGAAACCTTCTCCGTCCGGAGAGCGGTCAATTTCAAGAAATTCGGAGCCAGTTCCATCCGTTATACGATGTATTCGCTGGTGAAGGAAATCCGCGGAAAAGATCTAGCGGATCTGCGCTCCATTCTGGCGACGAAAGTTGAAGAGATGGAATATGGCTGGGACGGGTTCCAGCATTTCCAAATGCATGGAATGAACCGACGGTTTGTAAAATTCCTGCTATCGAGAATCACCGCCCATGTGGAACAGGGTGCGGGCATGACGACGACTTTCCAAACCTACTTCGAAAACCCGCGAGGAAAGCCGTTTGAGATCGAGCATATCTGGGCCGATGACATGTCACAGCATCCGGCCCAGTTCATCGACAAGGCGGACTTCAGCGATTGGCGGAACAGCATCGGAGCGCTCGTGTTGCTGCCGAACGGGACGAATCAATCATTCAACGACAAACCCTATTCGGAAAAGCTCCCCCACTACCATCGCGAGAACCTTCTTTCCCAATCGCTCTGCGAGATTACCTATCAGAACAATCCCAATTTCACGAAGTGGGCGAACGCGAATGGCTTGCCGTTCAAGCCTCATGAACAGTTCCACAAGAAGGATATTGAGGAACGGCAATCTCTGTACCAGGCCATCTGTGAACAGATTTGGACATTTCC